In Thermococcus chitonophagus, the genomic stretch CTCAAGGTTTTCGCATACACAATATCTCCCTCGTTTATAACGTGATAGAGGTGCCAGAGATCATCGAGAGTCTCAACTTTAATTTTAACCATTCCCTCTTTAGGTTTCTCCTCGAGTACTTCCACTCTCTCACCTCCAGCCAAACTCAGACAAAAACTTCTTCTTAAGCCTTCTTATGGTACCGGAAACTCCAAGGGTCCTCACTAGAACCTTTCTTCCTTTATATTCTGTTATTAAAGCCAGAGAAAACCTAACGTATTCAACGTAATTCCTGTCGCACCTAATAATCCCCGTTTGTGATTTTTCATCAAACTTAATTAACCATGGCTTAGCCATTGAGGTTCCTACTTCACCAAGAACTCGAAGGACGTTACTCCAGACCATATCCTTTACTTCTCCTTTCTTGAGGAGCTCCTCGGAGATGACTTGAAAAGCTATGTACCTATACTTGTCTCTGAGAGTTGGAGGTAGTGTTTTTGGTC encodes the following:
- a CDS encoding ribonuclease P protein component 2; translation: MSDRPKTLPPTLRDKYRYIAFQVISEELLKKGEVKDMVWSNVLRVLGEVGTSMAKPWLIKFDEKSQTGIIRCDRNYVEYVRFSLALITEYKGRKVLVRTLGVSGTIRRLKKKFLSEFGWR